Below is a window of Caballeronia insecticola DNA.
ATATGACAGACCAGAACCGCGATGCAGCAGGGCACGCGTGGAAGCCGCGCGTTCGCGGTCTGGAAAGCCCGCTATTGTAGCGCGTCGTCGCAAGAGGCTTGAGAACGCGCCGAATCAGGGCTCAAATGCCGTGTTCGTTCGACACCGCTCCCGCCGCACGCGGCTTGAGACTCGCGAGCCCGATTCCCGCGACGACGCAAGCGAGTGCAACGCCGTGCGCGAGCGTCGGCCGTTCGCCGAGAAATGCGATGCCATAGAGCGCCGCGGCAACCGGCAGCACGGCGCAGAACACGCCTGCGAGACTGCCGTCGACGCGGCGGATGCCTTTCATCCACAGCCAGAACGAGAAGATGCTCGCCGAGAGCCCGTACCAGACGACGAGCGCCCAAGTGCCCGTATCGACGCCGCGCCAGTCGAAGCCGGCGCATGCGGTGAGACCGAGCGGCAACATCAGCAGAAATCCGATGCCGTGCGTGTACGCGCAGATATCGATGGCGGACAGCGTCTGCGTGAGCCGGCGCGAGAGGATCACGTAGAGCGATTCGCAGCACACGGCGCCGAGCACCATCAGGTTGCCGGTGAGCGAGCCGCTCGCGCCATCGCTGCCGCCGCCGCTGCTTTGCGCCACGTTGATGACGAGCACGCCCGCGATCGCGAGCCCGATCGACGCGAAGGCGCGGCCGTTCGGCTTCTCCTTCAGGAAGATCCACGCGAAGAGCGCGACCACGGCCGGAATCGTGCTCGTGATGACGCCCGCCGCGACCGCGCTGGTGCGCGCGACGCCGCCCAGCATCAGCAGCGTGAAGCCGAAGGTGCCGAAGAACGCCTGCAGGAACAGATTGATCCATTCGCCGCGCGCGACGCGTTTCATCTTCGACGGACGCAGCAGCGGCCACAGCACCACGAGCGCGACGACGAAGCGCAGCAGCGCGAACAGCGGAACGGGAACGAAGGCGACGATCGACTTGCCGATGCCGACGTTGCTCCCGACGAGCAGCATGGCCGCGATCAAAAGAAAGGCGTAGCGATTCAAGCTGGATACCGCGCGGGTTGATCAGTTACGATTGTGGGGACGCATTGTAGAAGCCGCGCGGACTCCGTGTATACCCCGTGCCAGCCGGACGGTTCACGTAAGAAGCGGGTAAGTTGGGCGGCTTATCTTGAAATCGATGCAGGATGTCCATCGCGCCGAGTGCGCTTAGGGATTTGAGTTCGCCGTGCCGCCCGGCGCGGTCAGACTGGAGACAAGGTTCGGCCCGGAAACGCCCCGCGCGTGGCCGCTTCCGAACCTCATAACATGCGGCGCACGCAGCCCATTCAGCGATGCGCGCGCCGCCGGATTTGGAATCACCATCAGAGGGGTTGTCGATGTCTGCGATCGAATCGGTTTTGCATGAAAAACGTGTGTTCCCGCCGTCAGCCAAGGCTGCTGCGGGAGCGGCAATCTCCAGCATGGACGCGTACCGTGCGCTCGTCGCGGAAGCCGAGCGCGACTACGAAGGCTTCTGGGCGCGGCTCGCGCGCGAAACGCTCGCCTGGCACAAGCCGTTCACCAAAGTGCTGGACGAATCGAAGGCGCCGTTCTACACGTGGTTCGAAGACGGCGAGCTGAACGCGTCGTACAACTGTCTCGACCGTCACGTCGAAGCGGGCCGCGGCAACGACAACGCGATCATCTTCGAAGCCGACGACGGCACCGTCACCAACGTCACCTATCAGGACCTGCTCGAACGCGTGTCCCGTCTCGCCAACGCGCTCAGGAAGCGCGGCGTGAAGAAGGGCGACCGCGTCGTGATCTATCTGCCGATGTCGGTGGAAGGCGTGGTCGCGATGCAGGCCTGCGTGCGCATCGGGGCGACGCATTCGGTCGTGTTCGGCGGCTTCTCGTCGAAGTCGCTGAACGAGCGTCTCGTCGATGTCGGCGCGGTCGCGCTCATCACCGCCGACGAGCAAATGCGTGGCGGCAAGGCGCTGCCGCTCAAGAGCATCGCCGACGAAGCGCTCGCCGCGGGCGGTTGCGAGGCGGTAAAGAACGTCATCGTGTATCGCCGCACGGGCGGCAAGGTCGCGTGGACCGAAGGGCGCGACGAGTGGCTGCACGAGATCGTCGAGAACGAACCGGCGAAGTGCGAGCCGGAGTGGGTGAGCGCCGAGCATCCGCTTTTCATTCTGTACACGTCGGGTTCGACGGGTAAGCCCAAGGGCGTGCAGCACAGCACGGCGGGCGTGTTGCTGTGGTCCGCGCAGACCATGAAGTGGACCTTCGACATGAAGCCGGGCGATGTCTTCTGGTGCACGGCGGACATCGGCTGGATCACGGGCCATAGCTATATTGCGTACGGGCCGCTTGCGATCGGCGCGACGCAGGTCATGTTCGAAGGCGTGCCGACCTATCCGCACGCCGGCCGTTTCTGGGAGATGATCGACCGCCACAAGGTCACGATCTTCTACACGGCGCCCACGGCGATCCGCTCGCTCATCAAGGTGTCGGAAGCGGACGCGACGGTGCATCCGAAGAGCTACGACCTGTCGACGCTGCGCATTCTCGGCACGGTCGGCGAGCCGATCAATCCGGAAGCGTGGATGTGGTATCACGAGAACGTCGGCCGCGGTCAGTGTCCGATCGTCGATACGTGGTGGCAGACCGAAACCGGCGGCCACATGATCACGCCGCTGCCGGGCGCCACGCCGCTCGTGCCGGGCTCGTGCACGCTGCCGCTGCCGGGCATCATGGCCGCTATCGTCGATGAAACCGGTCAGGACGTGCCGAACGGGCAGGGCGGCATTCTCGTCGTCAAGCGTCCGTGGCCGTCGATGCTGCGCAACGTGTGGGGCGATCCGAAGCGCTATCAGACGAGCTACTTCCCCGAGGAACTCGGCGGCAAGCTCTATCTCGCCGGCGACGGCGCGGTGCGCGACAAGGAAACCGGCTACTTCACGATCATGGGCCGCATCGACGACGTGCTGAACGTCTCCGGCCACCGTCTCGGCACGATGGAAATCGAATCGGCGCTGGTCGCCAATCCGATGGTCGCGGAAGCGGCGGTCGTCGGCCGTCCGGACGACACGACCGGTGAAGCCGTGGTGGCGTTCGTCGTGCTGAAGCGCGCGCGTCCGGAAGGCGATGAAGCGAAGCAGATCGCCACCGAACTGCGCAACTGGGTCGGCAAGGAGATCGGCCCGATCGCGAAGCCGAAGGACATCCGCTTCGGCGAGAACCTGCCGAAGACGCGTTCCGGCAAGATCATGCGGCGGCTGTTGCGTTCGCTCGCGAAGGGCGAGGAGATCACGCAGGACGTCTCCACGCTGGAAAACCCCGCGATTCTCGATCAGCTCGGCGAAGCGCGTTGACCGTCCTTCGACCGCGCCGCATTGCTGTGCGGCGCGGTCGATCCTTATTGCCGACGCCATGCGGTTTTGGTAAATAACCGCATGGCCATTCCTCCCGCCGATTCCCCGGCTCCGACACCCGCGACACCCGCCTGCGCGCCGCCCGTCACGGCCGCGATGGCGCGCGCGCATCGTGCGTACTGGCGCTTCAACATCGCGCTGATCGTCGTGCTGATGACGATCGGCTTCGTCGTCTCGTTCGGCTTGCCGCTTTTCGCCCAGCGTCTCAACAACGTGCGCGTCGCGGGCTTTCCGCTGCCGTTCTATTTCGGCGCACAAGGCGCGATTCTCGTGTATGTCGCGCTGATCGCGGTCTATATCGTCCTGATGCAGCTCGCCGATGCGCGCCTGTTGCG
It encodes the following:
- the acs gene encoding acetate--CoA ligase — its product is MSAIESVLHEKRVFPPSAKAAAGAAISSMDAYRALVAEAERDYEGFWARLARETLAWHKPFTKVLDESKAPFYTWFEDGELNASYNCLDRHVEAGRGNDNAIIFEADDGTVTNVTYQDLLERVSRLANALRKRGVKKGDRVVIYLPMSVEGVVAMQACVRIGATHSVVFGGFSSKSLNERLVDVGAVALITADEQMRGGKALPLKSIADEALAAGGCEAVKNVIVYRRTGGKVAWTEGRDEWLHEIVENEPAKCEPEWVSAEHPLFILYTSGSTGKPKGVQHSTAGVLLWSAQTMKWTFDMKPGDVFWCTADIGWITGHSYIAYGPLAIGATQVMFEGVPTYPHAGRFWEMIDRHKVTIFYTAPTAIRSLIKVSEADATVHPKSYDLSTLRILGTVGEPINPEAWMWYHENVGRGQCPIVDTWWQTETGGHMITPLPGATPLVPGSCTLPLPGIMAAIVDETGQDVPNGQGGILVVKRPWPSMLRNVWGDPKRYQTSYFPEELGGKLYLAGDGAVRDKETGYFTIMGRIDDVLNVSGHRLGTMEIESALVANPMVAEAAVVGRPDDTTGEAVVAFVVLKRARPEGDEAKQIATELRNWVGKEIGPIAKPKDIRFGENLPKTRSGKIMRRLLRSLAKGEEITQDVSTLENPAILDQLGEAR
- a CDS encoding DMT family transporter gives rise to the protein MNRYAFLLIAAMLLVGSNVGIGKSIVAFVPVPLFALLRFVVALVVLWPLLRPSKMKRVARGEWINLFLQAFFGTFGFTLLMLGGVARTSAVAAGVITSTIPAVVALFAWIFLKEKPNGRAFASIGLAIAGVLVINVAQSSGGGSDGASGSLTGNLMVLGAVCCESLYVILSRRLTQTLSAIDICAYTHGIGFLLMLPLGLTACAGFDWRGVDTGTWALVVWYGLSASIFSFWLWMKGIRRVDGSLAGVFCAVLPVAAALYGIAFLGERPTLAHGVALACVVAGIGLASLKPRAAGAVSNEHGI
- a CDS encoding DUF4212 domain-containing protein encodes the protein MAIPPADSPAPTPATPACAPPVTAAMARAHRAYWRFNIALIVVLMTIGFVVSFGLPLFAQRLNNVRVAGFPLPFYFGAQGAILVYVALIAVYIVLMQLADARLLRVARSEQGGAA